A single region of the Vicia villosa cultivar HV-30 ecotype Madison, WI linkage group LG4, Vvil1.0, whole genome shotgun sequence genome encodes:
- the LOC131599635 gene encoding probable purine permease 4, whose product MEQKPQTPPFYHHHRNQSFIMSHINENDTIVFETIEETQQPQNQPSPINNNNNHLHADEKSYSNKRYMPLLIINYLLLFVGSISSSLLSKYYFIHKGSSKWVSTWVQCAGFPLLIIPIFLPYLLNSTKRTPFKDFTLKMFVLSIFVGIMLGLNNLLISWGVAYLPVSTSALLLSSQLVFNLILSAIIVKQKITFSNLNCVILLTLSSIILALNSSSEKPVGLTKKEYFIGFFCTIGAGLLFALYLPVMEKVYKKVYTYEMVMEMQLIMEIAATVLATVGMAFDGGFAEMKRESEEVFDKGSRVYWVTVMANVVTWQFCFMGTAGMVFLTSSLTGGICMTALLSMNVMGGVLVYRDAFGGFKAVSTVLCLWGFCSYVYGMYVKMMDEKGRMVKAKEDSSMELYSMRTNGDAIG is encoded by the coding sequence ATGGAGCAAAAACCACAAACCCCACCATTTTACCATCATCATCGTAATCAATCTTTCATCATGAGCCATATCAATGAAAACGACACAATTGTCTTTGAAACCATTGAAGAAACACAACAACCTCAAAACCAACCATCaccaatcaacaacaacaataatcacCTGCATGCAGATGAAAAATCATACTCAAACAAAAGGTACATGCCCCTTTTGATAATCAACTACCTCTTGCTCTTTGTTGGTTCCATCTCATCGAGTTTACTCTCGAAATACTATTTCATCCACAAAGGTTCGAGCAAGTGGGTCTCAACTTGGGTTCAATGTGCTGGTTTCCCTCTCTTGATCATCCCTATTTTTCTCCCTTATCTTCTCAACTCCACCAAAAGAACACCCTTTAAAGATTTCACTTTGAAAATGTTTGTTTTATCGATTTTCGTCGGTATCATGTTAGGGTTGAACAATCTTTTGATCTCATGGGGTGTTGCTTATCTTCCTGTTTCAACTTCAGCACTGTTGTTATCTTCTCAGCTTGTTTTCAATCTCATTCTCTCAGCCATCATAGTGAAACAAAAAATCACTTTTTCGAATCTCAACTGTGTTATTCTCTTAACCCTAAGCTCTATCATCCTTGCATTGAACTCCAGTAGCGAAAAACCAGTAGGGCTGACAAAAAAAGAATACTTCATTGGATTCTTTTGCACCATAGGTGCAGGGTTGTTGTTTGCACTCTATTTACCGGTGATGGAGAAGGTTTACAAAAAGGTTTATACCTACGAAATGGTGATGGAAATGCAGCTTATAATGGAGATAGCAGCGACGGTTTTAGCGACGGTGGGAATGGCGTTCGACGGAGGGTTTGCTGAGATGAAGAGAGAAAGTGAGGAAGTGTTTGATAAGGGGAGTAGGGTTTATTGGGTGACGGTTATGGCGAATGTGGTGACGTGGCAGTTTTGTTTCATGGGGACTGCTGGGATGGTGTTTTTGACATCTTCATTGACTGGTGGGATATGTATGACTGCATTGCTGTCAATGAATGTGATGGGTGGTGTTTTGGTTTATAGAGATGCGTTTGGTGGGTTTAAGGCTGTTTCAACTGTTTTGTGTTTGTGGGGATTTTGTTCTTATGTGTATGGAATGTATGTGAAGATGATGGATGAGAAAGGGAGAATGGTGAAGGCGAAGGAGGATTCATCCATGGAGTTGTATAGCATGAGGACTAATGGAGATGCAATTGGTTGA